The following are encoded in a window of Clostridium thermarum genomic DNA:
- a CDS encoding THUMP domain-containing class I SAM-dependent RNA methyltransferase, whose product MQYDLIATSTFGIEAITASELKALGYKDINTENGRVTFKGDERDIARTNIWLRTSDRVLIKMAEFKAESFEELFQGTKAIDWWKIIPENGKMHITGKSVRSKLFSVSDCQSIVKKAVVEAMKRKYKRDVFTEDGPVYKIEVGILKDIVTLTIDTSGPGLHKRGYRENAGEAPLKETLAAALVLISKWNPDILLYDPFCGSGTIPVEAALIGKNIAPGLRRSFVSEDWPNIKKSIWQEVRREAEAAINDKEFVIYGSDMDGRVLKTARQNAIKAGVEQYTNFQKLPVEEFSSRKRVAYIITNPPYGERLGEEKQVRKLYETLGNLYKNHPEWSFFVLTSYYEFEKCFRKKADKNRKLYNGRLLCYYYQYINPVKEK is encoded by the coding sequence ATGCAATATGACTTAATAGCAACATCTACCTTTGGAATTGAGGCAATAACCGCTTCAGAGTTAAAGGCCTTAGGATATAAGGATATAAACACCGAGAATGGCAGGGTTACTTTTAAGGGAGACGAAAGAGATATAGCCCGAACAAATATATGGCTTAGGACTTCGGACAGAGTTTTGATAAAGATGGCTGAGTTTAAAGCAGAAAGCTTTGAAGAATTGTTTCAGGGCACAAAGGCCATAGATTGGTGGAAGATAATACCTGAGAACGGGAAGATGCACATTACAGGTAAGTCAGTAAGGTCAAAGCTTTTCAGCGTGTCTGATTGCCAGTCTATAGTGAAGAAGGCTGTAGTGGAGGCCATGAAGCGGAAATACAAGAGGGATGTTTTCACCGAAGATGGACCGGTTTACAAAATTGAGGTTGGGATATTAAAGGATATAGTAACCTTGACCATAGATACCTCAGGTCCGGGCTTACATAAGCGTGGCTATAGGGAAAATGCGGGAGAGGCTCCCCTAAAGGAAACACTGGCTGCGGCTTTAGTGCTAATCAGCAAATGGAATCCTGACATACTGCTGTATGACCCCTTCTGCGGCTCAGGAACTATACCGGTGGAAGCAGCCCTCATAGGCAAAAATATTGCTCCGGGTTTAAGAAGGAGTTTTGTCAGTGAAGACTGGCCCAATATAAAAAAGAGCATCTGGCAAGAGGTAAGAAGAGAGGCGGAGGCAGCCATCAATGACAAGGAATTTGTGATCTATGGCTCAGATATGGATGGCAGGGTCTTAAAAACTGCAAGACAAAATGCCATAAAGGCAGGAGTAGAGCAATATACTAACTTTCAAAAGTTGCCTGTAGAAGAATTTAGTTCTAGAAAAAGAGTGGCCTACATAATAACTAATCCTCCCTATGGGGAGAGATTAGGAGAAGAAAAACAGGTGAGAAAGCTTTACGAGACCTTAGGAAACCTGTATAAGAATCATCCGGAATGGTCCTTTTTCGTCCTGACTTCCTACTATGAATTTGAAAAGTGCTTTAGGAAAAAGGCAGACAAAAACAGAAAACTGTATAATGGCAGATTGTTATGTTACTACTATCAGTATATCAATCCTGTGAAGGAGAAGTAG
- a CDS encoding Rqc2 family fibronectin-binding protein yields the protein MAFDGIFLYALSLELKNDLLNGKVDKVNQPEKDEIILTIRNGNKNRKVLISASSNYPRIHFTDRNKQNPMQPPMFCMLLRKYLLGGKIIGIQQMSSDRILTIDFESTDEMGFDSIYSLIIEIMGRHSNITLVRKRDGIVMDSIKHITPDINSYRSLYPGIKYKYPPESEKLNPFDFSLKDLQDKISYDIVELLPNSFSNLFVGVSGTLSTELYNRLTQDTKKITVESVDKLYIFFKNFFDGLKSENFTFTLYTDDTGNYKDFYCFPLTQPKDYKVVVFDSASKLLDTFYYVKDKQDRLNQKSADLQKLITNNIDRCNKKSAILKNALKECEKKDKFQLYGELLTANIYSVNKGDKYVEVYNYYSDVEEYVKIPLDENKTPSENIQQYYKKYNKLKKTEEAALEQLKNNESETEYLQSVLTNVKNCDSYDEIEDIRRELAETGYIKFKKISAKTKASQSKPLHFKSTDGADIYVGKNNIQNDYLTLKFAERQDIWLHTKNIPGSHVIIKNNGSISDKTLEEAAVLAAFYSKAKDSTKVPVDYTEVRNVKKPSGAKPGMVIYTTNKTIYVDPYDIKETKGRSFCPRTIVT from the coding sequence ATGGCTTTTGATGGTATATTTCTATATGCCTTATCCTTGGAGTTAAAAAATGATCTGTTAAACGGGAAAGTAGATAAAGTTAATCAGCCTGAAAAGGATGAAATTATTCTAACAATAAGAAACGGAAATAAAAACAGAAAGGTGCTGATAAGTGCCAGTTCCAACTATCCCCGAATACATTTTACCGATAGAAATAAGCAAAACCCAATGCAGCCCCCAATGTTTTGTATGCTGCTAAGAAAATATCTGCTAGGTGGTAAAATCATAGGTATCCAGCAAATGTCTTCCGACAGGATATTGACCATAGATTTTGAAAGTACCGATGAGATGGGCTTTGACAGCATCTATAGTTTAATAATAGAGATAATGGGTAGACACAGTAACATTACTCTTGTACGTAAAAGAGACGGTATTGTCATGGACAGCATCAAACATATAACACCTGATATAAACTCTTATCGAAGTCTTTATCCCGGTATAAAATACAAATATCCTCCGGAATCAGAAAAGTTAAATCCTTTTGATTTTTCCTTAAAAGATTTGCAAGATAAAATCAGTTACGATATTGTTGAATTATTGCCTAATAGCTTTTCAAATTTATTTGTAGGCGTAAGTGGCACTTTATCTACGGAGTTGTACAACAGGTTAACTCAGGATACTAAAAAAATAACAGTAGAGTCAGTGGATAAATTATATATCTTTTTTAAGAACTTCTTCGATGGGTTAAAATCAGAAAACTTCACCTTCACTCTCTATACCGATGATACCGGCAATTATAAGGACTTTTATTGTTTTCCTTTGACACAGCCAAAAGACTATAAAGTGGTCGTCTTCGACAGCGCCAGCAAACTTCTCGATACCTTTTACTATGTTAAGGATAAGCAGGATAGGTTGAACCAAAAGAGTGCAGACCTGCAAAAACTGATAACCAACAACATAGACCGTTGTAATAAAAAAAGTGCCATCCTTAAGAATGCTCTTAAGGAATGTGAAAAGAAGGATAAATTCCAGCTCTACGGAGAGCTCCTTACTGCTAATATTTACAGCGTTAATAAGGGAGATAAGTATGTTGAAGTGTATAATTACTACTCTGATGTGGAGGAGTATGTAAAAATTCCTTTAGATGAAAATAAGACACCGTCAGAAAATATCCAGCAGTATTATAAAAAGTACAACAAGCTAAAAAAGACTGAAGAGGCAGCCCTAGAGCAACTTAAGAACAACGAAAGTGAGACAGAATATCTTCAATCTGTACTTACCAATGTTAAAAATTGTGACAGCTATGATGAAATTGAAGATATAAGAAGAGAATTGGCAGAAACGGGATATATAAAGTTTAAAAAGATTTCTGCAAAAACAAAAGCCTCTCAGTCAAAACCTCTCCACTTTAAATCCACCGATGGAGCGGATATTTACGTAGGTAAAAATAATATACAAAACGATTATCTTACACTAAAATTTGCAGAAAGACAGGATATATGGCTTCACACAAAAAACATACCTGGCTCTCATGTAATTATTAAGAATAATGGTAGTATATCCGATAAAACCTTGGAAGAGGCCGCTGTTTTAGCCGCTTTTTACAGCAAGGCAAAGGATTCCACTAAAGTGCCGGTGGATTATACAGAAGTTAGGAATGTAAAGAAACCTTCCGGTGCAAAACCTGGGATGGTTATATACACAACCAATAAAACTATATATGTTGATCCTTATGATATAAAGGAGACAAAGGGACGTAGTTTCTGTCCCAGAACTATAGTTACTTAA